AGGCGGGCTTCCGGCTCGGACCGTTCGAACTGCTCGACCTGACCGCGCTCGACGTGTCGCATCCCGTGATGGAATCGATCTATCACCAGTTCTACGAAGAGCCGCGCTTCACGCCGTCGCCGATCACGGGCACGCGGCTCGCGGGTGGTCTGATCGGGCGCAAGGCGGGCGAAGGTTTTTATGTGTATGTCGACGGCAAGCAGCAAGCGCCTGCTGAACTTCCTGCACCTGTTGAGCTTCCGAAGCGCGTCTGGGTCAGCGCGCGCGTGCCCGGTGCACGCGATGCCGTGCTCGCGCTGATCGCGAAGGCCGGCGTCGCCGTCGACGAAGGCGCGTCGCCCGCCGCCGATTCTTTGATCGTCGTCACGCCGCTCGGCTTCGACACAACGACGGCTGCCGTCGACGAAGGTCTGGACGCAAGCCGCGTCGTCGCGATCGATACGCTCTTTCCGCTCGTCGACGCGCAGCGCCGCACGCTGATGACCACGCCCGCGACGACGCGCGCCGCACGCGATACCGCGCACGCCCTCTTCGCGCACGACGGCGTGCCCGTCACCGTGATCCGCGATTCGACGGGCTTTGTCGCGCAGCGTGTAGTCGCGACAATCGTCAACATCGGCTGCGACATTGCGCAACGTCAGATCGCGTCGCCGGAAGATATCGATCTCGCCGTGACGCTCGGCCTCGGCTATCCGCGCGGACCGCTCGCACTCGGCGACGCGCTCGGCGCACAAACCATCCTCACCATTCTGCGCAACATGTTCAGCGTGCTCGGCGATCCGCGCTATCGTCCTTCACCGTGGCTCGCGCGCCGCGCACAACTCGGCATGTCGCTCACGCAACGCGATGCCGCCGACAACAACGATTACAACGATAAGGAGCAAGCGTAATGGCCGCCGAACTGCTCGCCTCCCGCCCGACCGAAAGCGAATCGACGCTCGTGCTCACCCTCTCGAATCCGGGCGCGCGCAACGCGATGCACCCGGACATGTACGCGGCCGGCATCGAAGCGATGAACACGGCCGAACGCGACACGTCGATTGGCGCGATCGTCATCACGGGCGCCGACAACTTCTTTTGCGCGGGCGGCAATCTGAACCGTCTGCTCGAAAATCGCGCGAAAGATCCGTCCGTGCAGGCCCAAAGCATCGATCTGCTCGGCGAATGGATTGCCGCGTTGCAGGCGTCGTCGAAGCCGGTGATCGCGGCCGTCGAAGGCGCAGCGGCAGGCGCGG
This genomic interval from Paraburkholderia sabiae contains the following:
- a CDS encoding 3-hydroxyacyl-CoA dehydrogenase, whose protein sequence is MSSNTSRQYNIETVGIVGTGAMGRGIAQIAALAGLNVRLYDTNPAAIGAARDYLSDTFSKLVAKGKLDSSRSLAALACVTGANAIDGLKDCDLVVEAIVEKLDVKRALFKELEGIVGEDCILASNTSSLSITAIAAACTDPSRVLGYHFFNPVPLMKVVEVIDGLRSDPAAGNALMDLARRMGHTPVRAKDMPGFIVNHAGRGMNTEGLRCADEGVASFVDIDRIMREQAGFRLGPFELLDLTALDVSHPVMESIYHQFYEEPRFTPSPITGTRLAGGLIGRKAGEGFYVYVDGKQQAPAELPAPVELPKRVWVSARVPGARDAVLALIAKAGVAVDEGASPAADSLIVVTPLGFDTTTAAVDEGLDASRVVAIDTLFPLVDAQRRTLMTTPATTRAARDTAHALFAHDGVPVTVIRDSTGFVAQRVVATIVNIGCDIAQRQIASPEDIDLAVTLGLGYPRGPLALGDALGAQTILTILRNMFSVLGDPRYRPSPWLARRAQLGMSLTQRDAADNNDYNDKEQA